CGCCCCCGCGGTCATGCAGGAGGTCCCCGGGTTCGACTTCGGCGACCTCGACGATTTGAGCGCGATCCCGCTCGCCGCGGCGCCCGGGGTCGAGCCGCCCTCCCCCGGGGCGACCGACGCGCCGGTGGGCGCGTTCGACGAGGGGAACGCGGAAGCGGTGGGCCTCGCCCCGGTCGTGGAGGAGCACCGGCCGCACGTGAACGCCGCGAACGCCTCGGCCGAGCTCGTGAAACGCGTCCAGGATCTCCTCGCGGAAGCCAGGGCCAAGGTCGACGCGGGCGAGCGCGAGGAGGCGCTCGGCATCCTCGCGCGGGTGTTCATCCTCGACGAGGAGAACGCCGAGGCGCGCCAGCTCGAGGCGCAAATCGAGCTCGCCGCCGGGACGTCGCTCGCCGACATCGAGACCCACCTCATCGAGGGGGTCCAGGCCTTCGATCAGGGCCGGCACGAGGAGGCGAAGGTCCATTTCCGCGCCGTCCTCGACGCGCACCCCGAGCACCGCGAGGCGCTGCACTACCTCGAGAAGATCCAGGAGCAGGAGGCTTCGTTCGGGGACATCCCCGAGGACCTTCTCGCCTCGGCCCCCGGCGTCGCCGGCGCTCCCGTGGCCTCCCCTCCGGAATCGGTGGAGCCGGCGATCGAGCCGGCCGCGCGTCCCAAGCGGCCTTCGCGCGCCGAGACGCCGGTGGCCCCCGCCGCCCCCGCGATGCCGACGCCGTCCCGCCGATCGTTCGTCCTGTCCCCCAAGCTCCTCGGCGCGGTGGTCGGGCTCGCGGTCCTCGGCGCGGCGGCGTGGTTCGTCCCCAAGATGCTCTCCGCCGACGGCGGCACGTCGACCGCGGCGGCGCCTCCGACCGCCGCCGCTGCGCTCCCGCGCCCGGCGAAACCCGCGGCGCCCCCCGCTCCGGCCGCCCCGGCCCCCGCTCCCGTCCCCGCGATGACCCTCGACCAGGCGATGGCGAAGGCGCGCACCGCGATGGCCGCCTCCGACTACGGCGCGGCTGTGATCGCGTACAAGGCGGCGCTCGACCTCGACAAGACCAATATCGAGGCGCTCGAAGGGATCCGTCAGGCCGGGGACGCCTACAAGGCGCAGAAGGCCGAGCAGGAGCAGTTCGACCGCGTCGCCATGGCCTTCAAGGAAGGGGAGTTCGCCTCCGGCCTGCGCCTGCTGTACCGCCTTCCCCCGACGGTCGATCGCGGCCGCGTCGATCGGTACAAGGCCGACGGCTGGTTCAACCTGGGCGTCGTGGCGCTCCGGGCCGGCGACGTGAGCGCGGCGATCGGGCACTTCGAGGACGCGCTGGCGATCCGACCGGACCCCGACGCCACGAAGTGGCGGTCGTTCGCGCAGCGTTACCGCGACCTCCCGAAGGACCGCGGCTTCTACGACGCCGTCGAGGCCATCCCGTTCCGCCAGATCGAGTAGCCGTCGCCGGGCGCCGGCGTTTCGCGTCCTCGGATGCGAAACGTCAGTGCCGGAAGTGGCGGCGGCCGACGAGGATCATCGCGAGTCCGCGCTCGTCGGCGGCGGCGATGACCTCGTCGTCGCGGATCGACCCGCCGGGCTGGACGACCGCGGCGATCCCGGCCTGGGCCGCGACGTCGAGGCCGTCGCGGAAGGGGAAGAAGGCGTCCGAGGCCATGACGGCGCCTTTCAGCGGCTCGTTGGCCTTCTGGATCGCGATGCGCGCGGAGTCGACGCGGCTCATCTGGCCGGCGCCCACCCCCACGGTGCGGTCCTCGAACGCGTAGACGATCGCGTTCGACTTCACGTGGCGGACGACGCACCACGCGAACTCGAGGGCGCGCCACTCCGCTTCGGTCGGCGCGCGTTTCGTCGCGACCTTCGCGTCGCGGAGGGTGCCGTCGGCCGCGTCCCAGTCCTGGACGAGCAGGCCGCCGTCCACCCGCCGGAGGTCGAACCCCCGCCTGCCCGCGGCGAACGGCCCGGCGGCGAGGACGCGCAGGTTCTTCTTCTTCGCGAGGACGGCGAGCGCGTCGTCGGTGAACGACGGGGCGATCACCCCCTCGTAGAACGCCTCCGCGATCGCCGCGGCCGCGTCCGCGTCCACCGCGCGCGGGAAGGCGAGGACGCCGCCGAAGGCGCTCGTCGGGTCGCACGCGAGGGCGCGGCGGAACGACGCGACCGGGGAGTCTCCGAAGGCGGTGCCGCAGGGATTCCCGTGCTTGACGATGACGCAGCCGAAGGCGTCGCGGATCCCCTCGAGATCGGCGGCCAATCCCAAGGCGGCGTCGAAGTCGAGCAGGTTGTTGAACGAGAGCGGTTTCCCCTGGAGCTGGCGCGCGGCGCCGACCCCGACCGCGGAGCCGTCGCGGTAGAAGGCGGCCTTCTGGTGGGGGTTCTCGCCGTACACGAGATCGGCCTGCTTCACGAACGAAAGGTCGAGCCGCTCGGGGAAGTCGACCCCGGGTCCGGCGAGGTAGTCGGCGACGGCGCGGTCGTACCGCGCGGTGTGGTCGAAGGCCCGCGCGGCCAGGCGGCGCCGCGTCGCGGGGGACAACCCGCCGTGCTCGCGCAGCTCGGCGAGGACCGTCGGGTAGTCGGACGGCTCGACGAGGACGCCGACGTCGTCGTGGTTCTTCGCGGCGGCGCGCAGCATCGCGGGGCCGCCGATGTCGATCATCTCGACGACCTCGTCGTCGGTCGCCGACTCCCGGTCGCGGGTCTTCTCGAACGGGTAGAGGTTCACCACGAGCAGGTCGATCGGTGCGATCCCGTGCGCCGCCATCTGGGCGACGTGTTCGGGGTTCGCGCGGCGGCCGAGCAGGCCGCCGTGGATCGCGGGGTGGAGCGTCTTCACCCGGCCGTCGAGGATCTCGGGGAACCCCGTGTGGTCCGACACCTTGACCACGGGAACGCCGCCTTCGGCGAGGAGCTTCGCGGTCCCGCCGGTCGAGAGGATCTCGACGCCGAGCGCGTGAAGGCCGCGGGCCAGGTCGAGCACCCCGTCCTTCTCGAACGTGCTGACGAGCGCGCGGTGGACCGGGGAGAACGCCATCTCAACGACCTCCGGATCGGGAGTTCAGGTAGGGAGTCGCGCCGAGATCCCCGCCCGCGTCGCGCCAGCAGCGCAGCCACGATCGGACGACGTAGTTCACGCTGCGGGAATAGGCGAGCGAGGCGATCGCGAAGGGGACCGACCGGTCGTCGAAGGCGACCGGATCGGGAGGGTCCCCGGCGGCGGCGTAGGCGCGGACGAGGTTCGCGTCGTCGCCGGCGGCTTCCGCGGCGATCCGCCGCGAGAAGGCGGCGACGTCCCCCCGGTCGAGGTCCGCGTCCTCGTGGCCGAGGAAGACGAGCGGGAACTTGGGCATCCGGGAGGCCGCGAACTTCGAGAAATGCGCGTAGCGGATCCCGGCGTCGGGGGCGGCTCCCGGCGGGAAGGCGGCGTCGCTGACGTAGTGGGCGAGGGTCCCGAAGCGCGACGCGATGGTGTCGAACGCCATCGGCTCGCGAACCGACGCCACGAGATCCGCGGCCGCGCGCGCGGTCGTCGCGTCGAGGGTTCCTCCGGCTCCACGCGGCGCGTGCGCGGGGGCGTCCTCGGTCGTCATCGGTTCGAGCGCGCCGCGGCGCACGGCGTCCCGATGGTGCTCGAGCGCCAGGCGAAGCGACGGGGGCATGAACCGGATCGCCTCGTCGACG
This Candidatus Polarisedimenticolaceae bacterium DNA region includes the following protein-coding sequences:
- a CDS encoding tetratricopeptide repeat protein, producing the protein MSTERADQLHQQASEHYLQGEYAQAIAAWRQLLELDPANEQALEGVRMSALLSEGDGGATPAVSPAAPADATAPAPDFEIDLGLKVFDSIPKPGAPARPSNPNETMMLDRSAVEGMLREGAREAEDAPERLSKPAPAVMQEVPGFDFGDLDDLSAIPLAAAPGVEPPSPGATDAPVGAFDEGNAEAVGLAPVVEEHRPHVNAANASAELVKRVQDLLAEARAKVDAGEREEALGILARVFILDEENAEARQLEAQIELAAGTSLADIETHLIEGVQAFDQGRHEEAKVHFRAVLDAHPEHREALHYLEKIQEQEASFGDIPEDLLASAPGVAGAPVASPPESVEPAIEPAARPKRPSRAETPVAPAAPAMPTPSRRSFVLSPKLLGAVVGLAVLGAAAWFVPKMLSADGGTSTAAAPPTAAAALPRPAKPAAPPAPAAPAPAPVPAMTLDQAMAKARTAMAASDYGAAVIAYKAALDLDKTNIEALEGIRQAGDAYKAQKAEQEQFDRVAMAFKEGEFASGLRLLYRLPPTVDRGRVDRYKADGWFNLGVVALRAGDVSAAIGHFEDALAIRPDPDATKWRSFAQRYRDLPKDRGFYDAVEAIPFRQIE
- the purH gene encoding bifunctional phosphoribosylaminoimidazolecarboxamide formyltransferase/IMP cyclohydrolase codes for the protein MAFSPVHRALVSTFEKDGVLDLARGLHALGVEILSTGGTAKLLAEGGVPVVKVSDHTGFPEILDGRVKTLHPAIHGGLLGRRANPEHVAQMAAHGIAPIDLLVVNLYPFEKTRDRESATDDEVVEMIDIGGPAMLRAAAKNHDDVGVLVEPSDYPTVLAELREHGGLSPATRRRLAARAFDHTARYDRAVADYLAGPGVDFPERLDLSFVKQADLVYGENPHQKAAFYRDGSAVGVGAARQLQGKPLSFNNLLDFDAALGLAADLEGIRDAFGCVIVKHGNPCGTAFGDSPVASFRRALACDPTSAFGGVLAFPRAVDADAAAAIAEAFYEGVIAPSFTDDALAVLAKKKNLRVLAAGPFAAGRRGFDLRRVDGGLLVQDWDAADGTLRDAKVATKRAPTEAEWRALEFAWCVVRHVKSNAIVYAFEDRTVGVGAGQMSRVDSARIAIQKANEPLKGAVMASDAFFPFRDGLDVAAQAGIAAVVQPGGSIRDDEVIAAADERGLAMILVGRRHFRH